The Salinirubellus salinus genome segment CTGTGGTACGACCGTCGCCGACGGCTACTTCGCCATGCGTCACACCGCCTCCGAGCACACCCGGACCCAGTACCTCAGGGCCTACGACGCCGACCGCGAGGACCTGAAACACCGCGAAGCGGTCCTCGAGCGCGTCGAAGCCGAGGCCGACGTGGCGTCGGTCCTCGACCGCTTGCGGGACGAGTGATCCGTTCCCGTCCCGCCCGGTTCACTCCTCGCCCATCCCGTTCCAGACGTCGCGGTGGATGCGCCACGTCCCGTCCTCGGGTCTCCAGACCTCGACGAACTTGACGTGGTCCAGCACCTCGCCCGCCGTGTCCTTCATCCAGGCCTCGCCGGTCCGCATCGCCAGCTCGTCGTCTCGCTCCACGTCGCGGGCCTCGATGTCTACCGACGCGACACCTGCCTCTGCGACGTCTTGCCAGTACGACACGACGGACGGCACTCCCGCGACGAAGTCGCCGTCCGGCGGGAGCAACTCCGCGTCCCGCGTGTAGAGGTCGCCGAGTCGCTCGGCGTCGCCGCTCGGCAGCACCTCGCTCACCGACTCGATGCGCTCCTCGAACGCTGTCTCTCCCATCGCCATCGGTCTCTCCCTCGGCGCCTGCCACCGGCCGTGTCCACGACCGGTCGCTGACGCGCCGCACAACTACGGGTCGGGGGATGTTAACAGTTCGCAAGAGTCGTTCCCCGTGACACTCCCGGCCGGAGGCGGGTCCGTGCTGGTACCGGTGGACGAGTCGCTACCGTTCTTCCGAGTCGAGGACGCGAATCTGGTCGCCGCGGACCGTCACCGGGATGGGGACCGTCGCCTCGTAGAGTTCGACCGTCACCTGGTCCTTGCCCTCGTCGATGCGCTGGACCTGTGCCTTCTCGCCCTTGAACGGGCCGGCGATGAGTTCGACGATGTCGCCCTCGGCGATGCCCTCGACGTCCGGCTTGGGCGAGAGGAAGTGCTCCACCTCGGCGATGGAGGACTTGCCCTGCACGACCCCACGGGCGTGGGGGAT includes the following:
- a CDS encoding DUF7565 family protein, whose translation is MWECAIEGCGERTETAEELLFHQATDHERVRCAVCGTTVADGYFAMRHTASEHTRTQYLRAYDADREDLKHREAVLERVEAEADVASVLDRLRDE
- a CDS encoding YybH family protein — protein: MAMGETAFEERIESVSEVLPSGDAERLGDLYTRDAELLPPDGDFVAGVPSVVSYWQDVAEAGVASVDIEARDVERDDELAMRTGEAWMKDTAGEVLDHVKFVEVWRPEDGTWRIHRDVWNGMGEE
- a CDS encoding transcription elongation factor Spt5, whose amino-acid sequence is MAIFAVKTTASQERTVADMIMNREEASVHAALAPDSLTSYVMVEADDASVFERILDEIPHARGVVQGKSSIAEVEHFLSPKPDVEGIAEGDIVELIAGPFKGEKAQVQRIDEGKDQVTVELYEATVPIPVTVRGDQIRVLDSEER